ACAATATTTTTGTCATGATCTAAATTTTTCCGCCACGAATTCACGAATTTTTCTAATTAATTTAAAAAGTTAATTCGTGAATTTGTGGCTATTATTTAGAATACAACTTTCAATTTTTGTATTGAAAATGTTTTTGGAATTTTATGGTTGCAAATTTACAACATAGAAAATGCCTTTTATAATCTATTGTTCACTTTTTTGAATAAATTCACAATTTTTCATTTGAATTTTATGAAAATAAAAAACAGTGGTGGGTACTATACGAATTAATCTAAATTTTCCGCCACGAATTCACGAATTATTTTAATTAATTAAAAAAAAATGTGATATTGAATTACCCGAATTCATTCGAAACTAAACTCAGAGATTTAAAAAAATAAATTCTTGAATTTTTTCATGATCTAGATTTTCCGCCACGAATTCACAAATTAATTTTAATCATTTCGAATAAATTAGTGCAATGAATTACGGAATTCATTTGAAACTAAACTCATAGATTGTAAAAAATAAATTAGTGAATTCGTGGCGGAAAAAAATATACACATATAAAACAAATCAATTGCGATAATCCATTTTTAGGAATTCAATTTGTATTTTTGAATCATACAAAAACTTACAAATGAAAATTGTTATATCTCCAGCGAAATCATTGAATTTCGAAAAAGAATTACCAACATCTCAATATACAGAACCATCTTTTTTAAAAGAAGCGCGAGTGGTTCATAAAGTGGTTAAACAAAAAAAGCCAGCTGAATTATCAGAATTAATGTCAATCTCAGACAAACTAGCCGATTTAAACTGGAAAAGAAATCAGGATTGGAAAACGCCTTTTACTCCTGAAAATGCCCGTCCGGCGGTTTATACTTTTGATGGGGATGTTTATACAGGATTAGATGCTTATACTATTCCGTTAGAAAAATTAGATGTTCTACAAGATAAACTTAGAATCTTATCTGGTCTTTACGGACTTTTAAAACCACTTGATTTAATGCAGGCGTACCGTTTAGAAATGGGAACTAAAATGCCAGTTGGAGAATCTAAAAATCTTCACGATTTCTGGAAACCAACTGTTACGAAAGCTTTAAATAAAGAATTAAAAAAAGGGGATTTGTTTGTGAACTTGGCAAGTAACGAATATTTTTCTGCGGTTGATGTTAAAGCTTTAAAAGTGCCTGTAATTACTCCAGATTTCAAAGATTACAAAGATGGAAAACTAAAAATGATCAGCTTCTTTGCGAAAAAGGCGAGAGGAATGATGGTTCGTTATATTATCGATACAAATGCTGAAACTATTGATGATTTAAAAGGTTTCAATTATGAAGGATATCAATTTGATGCGAATCTTTCAAAAGGAAATCATTTAGTTTTTACAAGATAGTTTTTTTAAGATGCTGAGGTTCTAAGTTACTGAGGTTCTAAGTTTTTTTAAAGAGTCGGAGACTCGAAATATATTGTAGGCAGGGATTTCTAATCCCTGTGATATATCCAGATAAAATAAAAACGATCATAAAAAACAACGCCGAATTCAATCAAGAATTCGGCGTTTATGCGTATTATAAAATTATTATTATCATTAATGCATTGCGTCGGCTGCACTAATTTTGTTCTTCCCTTTTTTGATAAAGAGAATAATCGGTATGCAACATAAAAACATGATTCCTAGATACATGAAAATATCCATATAAGCCATTACGGTACTTTGCTTCATTACAGAAAGTTCTATAAGCTGATATGCTTTTTTCAAAGCAACATCGGCACTATAACCTTTTGCCATGAAGGCACGCTGCATGCCTGCAATACGTTGCTGTACGTCGAATTTGGCAGGATCTAAATTATTAATTAAATCAACTCGGTGCGACTGGCTGAAACGTGTGATGAAAGTGGTAATAATGGCAATACCAAATGACCCGCCTAGTTGACGCATCATTCCGCTAAAAGCCGCACCTTCACCAATTTGCTTTCCTTTTAAGGTTGAAAGAGTAAGGGTTGTAATAGGTACGAAAAGCAATCCTAAACCAATACCTCTTAAAATTAAAGGCCAATACATATGTTCTACGCCAGTATCTGGAGTCATTCTAGTGTACATCATAAAAGTAAAGAAGAAGAAAATTAAAAATCCTACTCCTACCATATATGCTTGTGGCACACCTTTCTGAATCATATTACCTACAAACGGCATCATAAACGCAGTTGTAATGGATCCTGGAATTAATAATAGACCAGCATCAGTTGCAGTCCATCCTAAAATAGACTGTGTGTAAATTGGGATAATTAATGTTGATCCGTATAAACCAAAACCAAGAATGAAAGACATTAAAGTTCCGATTCTTAAATTTCCGTCTTTTAGAACACTTAGATTTACGATTGGGTGTTTATAAGTAAGCTCTCTCCAGATAAACAACAACAATCCAAAAACAGTAACAACACTTAGGGTTACGATTAAAGAATCGTTAAACCAATCGTCCTGTTGCCCGTGTTCCAAAACGAATTGTAAAGAACCAATAAAGGTGCTCAACAAAATAATTCCCCACCAGTCAACCTGATTTGCTTTTAGTTTCTCACCGTATTTTGGACTTCTAACGAAAGTTAAAGCCAAAACTGTAGCGATAATTCCAAGTGGAATATTAATATAGAAAATATAAGGCC
This is a stretch of genomic DNA from Flavobacterium endoglycinae. It encodes these proteins:
- the yaaA gene encoding peroxide stress protein YaaA: MKIVISPAKSLNFEKELPTSQYTEPSFLKEARVVHKVVKQKKPAELSELMSISDKLADLNWKRNQDWKTPFTPENARPAVYTFDGDVYTGLDAYTIPLEKLDVLQDKLRILSGLYGLLKPLDLMQAYRLEMGTKMPVGESKNLHDFWKPTVTKALNKELKKGDLFVNLASNEYFSAVDVKALKVPVITPDFKDYKDGKLKMISFFAKKARGMMVRYIIDTNAETIDDLKGFNYEGYQFDANLSKGNHLVFTR
- a CDS encoding DHA2 family efflux MFS transporter permease subunit, which translates into the protein MATAVQDDDLVEYGFRRVVITITAVLCALLEIVDTTIVNVALTDMRGSLGATLTDVAWVITAYAIANVIVIPMTSWLSQQFGRRNYFVASIIIFTVCSFLCGNASNIWELVAFRFVQGMGGGALLVTAQTIITESYPVAKRGMAQAIYGMGVIVGPTLGPPLGGYLVDNYSWPYIFYINIPLGIIATVLALTFVRSPKYGEKLKANQVDWWGIILLSTFIGSLQFVLEHGQQDDWFNDSLIVTLSVVTVFGLLLFIWRELTYKHPIVNLSVLKDGNLRIGTLMSFILGFGLYGSTLIIPIYTQSILGWTATDAGLLLIPGSITTAFMMPFVGNMIQKGVPQAYMVGVGFLIFFFFTFMMYTRMTPDTGVEHMYWPLILRGIGLGLLFVPITTLTLSTLKGKQIGEGAAFSGMMRQLGGSFGIAIITTFITRFSQSHRVDLINNLDPAKFDVQQRIAGMQRAFMAKGYSADVALKKAYQLIELSVMKQSTVMAYMDIFMYLGIMFLCCIPIILFIKKGKNKISAADAMH